CCATGATTGCCGTGAGCGGCGTTAATTCTACATACATCTAATCCTAACTCAATGAGCTGCTTTAATATATTTCTATCTGCACTTGCGGGACCTATCGTTCCTACAATTTTAGTACGATTAAAAACAGGCTTTTTCATATTACCGAATGTAAAAATATGAAGTTTTGAAATTCAAACCTGTACATAACATAAAAATTAAATTGCTTGTTGCTGTAATCAAAAGTGAATTTTGAGTTTATTCTCTATTTTTGCTGCATGGAAAAACACTATTTTGCACATGAATCTGCGTACATAGACGAAGGCTGTGTTATAGGTGAAGGAACTAAAATATGGCACTTTTGCCACATTATGCCCAACTGCATCATAGGTAAAAATTGCAACATAGGTCAAAATGTGGTTATTGCGCCTGAGGTAATTATAGGGAATAATGTCAAAATTCAAAATAATGTATCTGTATATACGGGTGTAATTTGTGAAGATGATGTATTTCTGGGTCCCTCTATGGTTTTTACAAATGTAATCAACCCGCGTTCAGCAATTAGCAGAAGAAACGAATACAAAAAAACTCTTGTCAAAAAAGGGGCAACTATTGGCGCTAATGCCACAATTGTGTGCGGAGTTACCTTGCACGAATACTGTTTTGTAGGTGCAGGTGCCGTAGTTACCAAAGACGTACCTGCTTATGCACTAGTTGTCGGAAATCCTTCAAGACAAATAGGATGGATGAGCAAATACGGACATAGG
This window of the Bacteroidia bacterium genome carries:
- a CDS encoding N-acetyltransferase, producing the protein MEKHYFAHESAYIDEGCVIGEGTKIWHFCHIMPNCIIGKNCNIGQNVVIAPEVIIGNNVKIQNNVSVYTGVICEDDVFLGPSMVFTNVINPRSAISRRNEYKKTLVKKGATIGANATIVCGVTLHEYCFVGAGAVVTKDVPAYALVVGNPSRQIGWMSKYGHRLQFNEEGIAICPESKEKYLLENGQVKCLDN